A portion of the Candidatus Schekmanbacteria bacterium genome contains these proteins:
- a CDS encoding MBL fold metallo-hydrolase encodes MSFIKIEDLNGILKIKMQSTILGMKPKMFCVCAYYTDGVLIDTGFKKVDKQLCSLFKTRPLSIIINTHNHEDHIGGNYLLTKTYKLTAYAHKDALQRIANPPRDYPISNGLCWGLAKPSPVEEIPNEIKGNNFTFKAIETFGHSPGHISIYIPEKEWVVGGDIFITKRPIFLRATESVSGTIKSLEKIIDLKPKKFFCASGKVLENPIEELQKKIDNFSQWREKVLALYREGISPEEIRDRVFGKESSFAYMSRGIFSKMNFVKNILKEERNHKVGEI; translated from the coding sequence ATGTCATTTATAAAAATTGAAGACTTGAATGGGATATTAAAAATCAAGATGCAAAGCACTATTTTAGGAATGAAACCTAAAATGTTTTGTGTTTGCGCATATTATACAGATGGAGTTTTAATAGATACAGGATTCAAGAAGGTTGACAAACAACTTTGCAGTTTATTTAAAACTCGTCCGTTAAGCATAATAATAAACACCCACAACCATGAAGACCATATAGGAGGGAACTACTTGCTGACAAAAACATACAAATTGACTGCATATGCCCACAAAGACGCATTGCAGAGAATAGCCAATCCACCACGCGATTATCCTATTTCAAATGGCCTCTGTTGGGGATTAGCAAAACCATCTCCTGTTGAAGAAATTCCGAATGAAATAAAGGGAAATAATTTTACATTTAAAGCAATAGAAACTTTTGGGCATTCTCCCGGACATATTTCCATTTACATACCTGAAAAGGAATGGGTGGTGGGAGGTGATATCTTCATTACAAAACGCCCTATATTTCTCAGGGCAACAGAATCGGTATCAGGGACGATCAAATCTCTTGAAAAAATAATTGATCTCAAACCAAAGAAGTTTTTCTGTGCAAGCGGTAAGGTCCTTGAAAATCCAATTGAAGAATTGCAGAAGAAAATTGACAATTTCAGTCAATGGCGTGAAAAGGTGCTTGCTCTTTACAGGGAAGGTATCAGTCCTGAAGAGATACGCGATAGAGTTTTTGGAAAAGAATCAAGTTTTGCTTATATGTCGCGGGGAATATTCTCGAAGATGAACTTCGTGAAGAATATTTTGAAGGAGGAAAGAAATCATAAAGTTGGGGAAATATAA